In one window of Microplitis demolitor isolate Queensland-Clemson2020A chromosome 4, iyMicDemo2.1a, whole genome shotgun sequence DNA:
- the LOC103571170 gene encoding protein O-GlcNAcase isoform X2 gives MTETNGTTNSNTKNGNFICGVVEGFYGRPWTTEQRKDLFQKMKKWGMDSYLYAPKDDYKHRAFWRDLYTVEEAEHLTGLITSARDSGITFYYALSPGLDITYSSVKEVTALKRKLEQVSQFGCTAFALLFDDIEPEMSEADKEVFQSFAHAQVSVTNDIFQHLGQPTFLLCPTQYCATRAMPNVPSSEYLNTLGSKLAQEIDIMWTGPKVVSRLLTPESIEEITEVLRRPPVIWDNLHANDYDQKRVFLGPYSGRSPDLIPKLRGVLTNPNCEYGANFVAIHTLAQWSRCNVDGKRDLSLNDTVSADIKLETETEDGVIGEDVPSTLSANMYHPRHALKAAIKDWLCEFSKKKAAWGVIAKPQPAVAPTIPIPIIPSVNTCMSLTSTTNAVTTVSSAPMATATNTNHLAALAEVCSNVTTDFVGPTGPVMNSLVSENKVEAVDTAAAGATATGATAGSGNGGGTGTGTGTESPSEVTEPMDCNTTPSNSPSHAVKDDEAMVENTSTCSGTSGSMQVEEVNGTQMIVETDGAEADGNDKDKDKVLDKAKMLTIEDLSLLCDLFYLPFEHGGQGIQILQEFNWLKSNAHVVLKKKDESCKADYEEWLARAGKFNDMCGAVNRLFQRMTYCENRELLYDLYSYIWDMRGVISLLNSYVKWLGFSNGWKETFMSGDQEPWVFRGGLTADLQRLIPVDSGNDLFVYKAPEVPTSTIYTIRPYLPADEDAVYALCNRITGVTGTSAVADRLVGGFLTISPEFCMVVEDDSGLVGYALVALNVKTFNQKLSVSWIPELKTKYPLEDITNDLPESVQEAIRYFHSFSSDVSEQLAQQFPSPLICSLLPSVNDQSIAKRLITCVLAALRANGSFGIHTTISSMDKESHEFYGKLGFVDYNQGQEEVPGVITMSRSF, from the exons ATGACAGAAACCAATGGTACAACAAACTCAAACACTaaaaatggtaattttatttgcggAGTCGTCGAAG gtTTCTACGGCCGACCCTGGACAACAGAGCAACGAAAAGATCTTTTCCAAAA GATGAAAAAATGGGGGATGGACTCGTACCTCTACGCGCCCAAGGACGATTATAAGCACCGAGCATTTTGGCGCGACCTATACACAGTAGAAGAAGCCGAGCACCTCACGGGCCTGATAACCTCTGCGCGAGACTCAGGAATAACTTTCTACTACGCACTATCCCCAGGTCTGGACATCACTTACTCAAGTGTCAAAGAAGTGACCGCCCTGAAGCGAAAACTCGAGCAAGTGTCCCAGTTCGGATGCACAGCCTTCGCGCTTCTCTTCGACGATATCGAGCCGGAGATGTCCGAAGCCGACAAAGAAGTTTTCCAGTCTTTCGCCCACGCCCAGGTCTCAGTGACCAACGACATTTTCCAGCACCTGGGCCAGCCGACGTTCCTTCTCTGTCCCACCCAATACTGCGCGACCCGCGCTATGCCCAACGTCCCCAGCTCCGAGTACCTCAACACCCTCGGCAGTAAACTGGCCCAGGAAATTGACATCATGTGGACCGGGCCCAAAGTCGTCTCCCGTCTCCTGACCCCCGAGTCCATCGAAGAGATAACAGAAGTCCTCCGTCGGCCCCCAGTCATCTGGGACAACCTCCACGCAAACGACTACGACCAGAAGCGCGTTTTCCTGGGGCCCTACTCTGGCAGGTCTCCTGACCTCATACCCAAATTACGCGGGGTCCTGACGAACCCCAACTGCGAGTATGGCGCCAACTTCGTCGCCATTCATACCCTGGCCCAATGGAGCCGTTGTAACGTCGACGGAAAGCGCGACCTCAGTCTCAATGACACCGTCTCCGCGGACATAAAACTAGAAACTGAGACCGAGGATGGAGTCATCGGGGAAGACGTCCCCAGTACTCTGTCCGCAAACATGTACCACCCACGTCACGCTCTGAAGGCTGCGATCAAGGATTGGCTCTGcgagttttcaaaaaaaaaagccgcCTGGGGCGTAATCGCGAAGCCTCAGCCCGCGGTCGCACCCACGATCCCCATCCCCATCATCCCCTCGGTCAACACCTGCATGAGTTTGACCTCAACCACTAACGCAGTGACCACAGTCAGCAGTGCGCCAATGGCCACTGCTACCAACACCAACCACTTGGCAGCACTAGCCGAGGTCTGCTCCAATGTAACCACAGATTTCGTGGGCCCGACGGGCCCGGTTATGAATTCTCTGGTCTCGGAAAATAAAGTCGAGGCTGTTGATACCGCGGCTGCTGGAGCCACGGCCACTGGAGCCACGGCTGGAAGTGGGAATGGAGGGGGAACTGGGACTGGGACTGGGACTGAGTCCCCGAGTGAGGTCACGGAGCCAATGGACTGCAATACGACCCCCAGTAATTCCCCGAGCCACGCGGTCAAGGACGACGAGGCCATGGTGGAAAATACGTCGACGTGCAGTGGGACCTCGGGGAGCATGCAGGTAGAGGAGGTCAATGGGACTCAGATGATTGTTGAGACAGATGGCGCTGAAGCTGATGGGAATGACAAGGACAAAGACAAGGTGCTTGATAAGGCCAAGATGCTGACAATTGAAGACTTGAGTCTGCTTTGTGATCTGTTTTACCTACCGTTCGAACATGGCGGTCAGGGGATACAGATTCTCCAGGAGTTCAATTGGCTGAAGAGCAACGCGCATGtggtgttgaaaaaaaaagatgagaGCTGCAAAGCTGAT TATGAGGAATGGCTGGCGAGAGCTGGGAAATTTAATGATATGTGTGGCGCTGTTAATCGTTTGTTTCAACGGATGACTTACTGTGAGAATAGAGAATTACTTTATGATTTGTATTCTTATATTTGGGACATGAGAGGAGTTATATCGTTATTAAATTCGTATGTTAAATGGTTGG GGTTCTCAAATGGATGGAAAGAAACATTTATGAGTGGGGATCAAGAGCCATGGGTATTTCGCGGTGGCCTGACTGCTGATTTGCAg cGATTAATTCCAGTTGATAGTGgaaatgatttatttgtatacaaaGCACCGGAAGTGCCAACAAGTACTATTTATACAATAAGACCATACTTACCTGCGGATGAAGATGCTGTTTATGCTCTATGCAATCGTATTACTGGAGTTACTGGAACTTCGGCAGTTGCTGACAG attagtCGGTGGATTCTTAACAATAAGCCCAGAGTTCTGTATGGTTGTTGAAGATGATAGTGGTCTAGTAGGCTATGCGCTGGTGGCGCTGAATGTTAAGACGTTCAATCAAAAGTTATCAGTCTCGTGGATCCcggaattgaaaacaaaatatccaTTGGAAGATATTACTAATGACCTTCCTGAAAGTGTTCAG gAAGCGATTCGATATTTTCATTCGTTTTCCTCGGATGTTTCGGAACAATTGGCTCAGCAGTTTCCATCTCCATTGATTTGTTCCTTGCTACCATCAGTTAATGATCAATCTATTGCTAAAAGACTGATTACTTGTGTGCTGGCTGCTTTGAGAGCTAATG GATCATTTGGTATCCATACAACAATAAGTTCAATGGACAAGGAATCCCATGAGTTCTATGGCAAGCTAGGGTTTGTTGACTACAACCAAGGCCAGGAGGAAGTACCCGGTGTCATCACCATGTCCCGGAGCTTCTAA
- the LOC103571170 gene encoding protein O-GlcNAcase isoform X1 has protein sequence MTETNGTTNSNTKNGNFICGVVEGFYGRPWTTEQRKDLFQKMKKWGMDSYLYAPKDDYKHRAFWRDLYTVEEAEHLTGLITSARDSGITFYYALSPGLDITYSSVKEVTALKRKLEQVSQFGCTAFALLFDDIEPEMSEADKEVFQSFAHAQVSVTNDIFQHLGQPTFLLCPTQYCATRAMPNVPSSEYLNTLGSKLAQEIDIMWTGPKVVSRLLTPESIEEITEVLRRPPVIWDNLHANDYDQKRVFLGPYSGRSPDLIPKLRGVLTNPNCEYGANFVAIHTLAQWSRCNVDGKRDLSLNDTVSADIKLETETEDGVIGEDVPSTLSANMYHPRHALKAAIKDWLCEFSKKKAAWGVIAKPQPAVAPTIPIPIIPSVNTCMSLTSTTNAVTTVSSAPMATATNTNHLAALAEVCSNVTTDFVGPTGPVMNSLVSENKVEAVDTAAAGATATGATAGSGNGGGTGTGTGTESPSEVTEPMDCNTTPSNSPSHAVKDDEAMVENTSTCSGTSGSMQVEEVNGTQMIVETDGAEADGNDKDKDKVLDKAKMLTIEDLSLLCDLFYLPFEHGGQGIQILQEFNWLKSNAHVVLKKKDESCKADYEEWLARAGKFNDMCGAVNRLFQRMTYCENRELLYDLYSYIWDMRGVISLLNSYVKWLAFGKFPSTMTTFTQGSYTWFSNGWKETFMSGDQEPWVFRGGLTADLQRLIPVDSGNDLFVYKAPEVPTSTIYTIRPYLPADEDAVYALCNRITGVTGTSAVADRLVGGFLTISPEFCMVVEDDSGLVGYALVALNVKTFNQKLSVSWIPELKTKYPLEDITNDLPESVQEAIRYFHSFSSDVSEQLAQQFPSPLICSLLPSVNDQSIAKRLITCVLAALRANGSFGIHTTISSMDKESHEFYGKLGFVDYNQGQEEVPGVITMSRSF, from the exons ATGACAGAAACCAATGGTACAACAAACTCAAACACTaaaaatggtaattttatttgcggAGTCGTCGAAG gtTTCTACGGCCGACCCTGGACAACAGAGCAACGAAAAGATCTTTTCCAAAA GATGAAAAAATGGGGGATGGACTCGTACCTCTACGCGCCCAAGGACGATTATAAGCACCGAGCATTTTGGCGCGACCTATACACAGTAGAAGAAGCCGAGCACCTCACGGGCCTGATAACCTCTGCGCGAGACTCAGGAATAACTTTCTACTACGCACTATCCCCAGGTCTGGACATCACTTACTCAAGTGTCAAAGAAGTGACCGCCCTGAAGCGAAAACTCGAGCAAGTGTCCCAGTTCGGATGCACAGCCTTCGCGCTTCTCTTCGACGATATCGAGCCGGAGATGTCCGAAGCCGACAAAGAAGTTTTCCAGTCTTTCGCCCACGCCCAGGTCTCAGTGACCAACGACATTTTCCAGCACCTGGGCCAGCCGACGTTCCTTCTCTGTCCCACCCAATACTGCGCGACCCGCGCTATGCCCAACGTCCCCAGCTCCGAGTACCTCAACACCCTCGGCAGTAAACTGGCCCAGGAAATTGACATCATGTGGACCGGGCCCAAAGTCGTCTCCCGTCTCCTGACCCCCGAGTCCATCGAAGAGATAACAGAAGTCCTCCGTCGGCCCCCAGTCATCTGGGACAACCTCCACGCAAACGACTACGACCAGAAGCGCGTTTTCCTGGGGCCCTACTCTGGCAGGTCTCCTGACCTCATACCCAAATTACGCGGGGTCCTGACGAACCCCAACTGCGAGTATGGCGCCAACTTCGTCGCCATTCATACCCTGGCCCAATGGAGCCGTTGTAACGTCGACGGAAAGCGCGACCTCAGTCTCAATGACACCGTCTCCGCGGACATAAAACTAGAAACTGAGACCGAGGATGGAGTCATCGGGGAAGACGTCCCCAGTACTCTGTCCGCAAACATGTACCACCCACGTCACGCTCTGAAGGCTGCGATCAAGGATTGGCTCTGcgagttttcaaaaaaaaaagccgcCTGGGGCGTAATCGCGAAGCCTCAGCCCGCGGTCGCACCCACGATCCCCATCCCCATCATCCCCTCGGTCAACACCTGCATGAGTTTGACCTCAACCACTAACGCAGTGACCACAGTCAGCAGTGCGCCAATGGCCACTGCTACCAACACCAACCACTTGGCAGCACTAGCCGAGGTCTGCTCCAATGTAACCACAGATTTCGTGGGCCCGACGGGCCCGGTTATGAATTCTCTGGTCTCGGAAAATAAAGTCGAGGCTGTTGATACCGCGGCTGCTGGAGCCACGGCCACTGGAGCCACGGCTGGAAGTGGGAATGGAGGGGGAACTGGGACTGGGACTGGGACTGAGTCCCCGAGTGAGGTCACGGAGCCAATGGACTGCAATACGACCCCCAGTAATTCCCCGAGCCACGCGGTCAAGGACGACGAGGCCATGGTGGAAAATACGTCGACGTGCAGTGGGACCTCGGGGAGCATGCAGGTAGAGGAGGTCAATGGGACTCAGATGATTGTTGAGACAGATGGCGCTGAAGCTGATGGGAATGACAAGGACAAAGACAAGGTGCTTGATAAGGCCAAGATGCTGACAATTGAAGACTTGAGTCTGCTTTGTGATCTGTTTTACCTACCGTTCGAACATGGCGGTCAGGGGATACAGATTCTCCAGGAGTTCAATTGGCTGAAGAGCAACGCGCATGtggtgttgaaaaaaaaagatgagaGCTGCAAAGCTGAT TATGAGGAATGGCTGGCGAGAGCTGGGAAATTTAATGATATGTGTGGCGCTGTTAATCGTTTGTTTCAACGGATGACTTACTGTGAGAATAGAGAATTACTTTATGATTTGTATTCTTATATTTGGGACATGAGAGGAGTTATATCGTTATTAAATTCGTATGTTAAATGGTTGG CATTTGGGAAATTTCCATCAACGATGACGACATTTACTCAAGGCAGTTACACAT GGTTCTCAAATGGATGGAAAGAAACATTTATGAGTGGGGATCAAGAGCCATGGGTATTTCGCGGTGGCCTGACTGCTGATTTGCAg cGATTAATTCCAGTTGATAGTGgaaatgatttatttgtatacaaaGCACCGGAAGTGCCAACAAGTACTATTTATACAATAAGACCATACTTACCTGCGGATGAAGATGCTGTTTATGCTCTATGCAATCGTATTACTGGAGTTACTGGAACTTCGGCAGTTGCTGACAG attagtCGGTGGATTCTTAACAATAAGCCCAGAGTTCTGTATGGTTGTTGAAGATGATAGTGGTCTAGTAGGCTATGCGCTGGTGGCGCTGAATGTTAAGACGTTCAATCAAAAGTTATCAGTCTCGTGGATCCcggaattgaaaacaaaatatccaTTGGAAGATATTACTAATGACCTTCCTGAAAGTGTTCAG gAAGCGATTCGATATTTTCATTCGTTTTCCTCGGATGTTTCGGAACAATTGGCTCAGCAGTTTCCATCTCCATTGATTTGTTCCTTGCTACCATCAGTTAATGATCAATCTATTGCTAAAAGACTGATTACTTGTGTGCTGGCTGCTTTGAGAGCTAATG GATCATTTGGTATCCATACAACAATAAGTTCAATGGACAAGGAATCCCATGAGTTCTATGGCAAGCTAGGGTTTGTTGACTACAACCAAGGCCAGGAGGAAGTACCCGGTGTCATCACCATGTCCCGGAGCTTCTAA
- the LOC103571710 gene encoding E3 ubiquitin-protein ligase LRSAM1, translating to MKSNLSISDKSEKKKPVNDRVIITDEEIDREIDFEFEKIYISSINDFNDKEKDINVVINDDEGVKSFNMINLGEDRQDTYSEISSTVRIQNGGQRQDFLNRSLNDKRGGKPVRSIERVQRSRLDPGVLRKIPIFNNNFCDLSNNDLNEFPVDLIDRIQNIKMLYLGNNYLEKLPDELFTKLKCLEWLDLRNNKLKSLPKSIKNHRSLKTILLQGNEIERLPEELCTLENLKLVNIGESQCVFPPEEVWRKGFAEVKEFLRKEWNKNHPDEIIEARDKKILPILSQDMPTRKQNPTKKICLKNSRLRANNYKPSNRYESGKLKLLCNNCVKSLRNKNHSSVISDLNDSGYHLKVQLTQNKNKNKNKIKNEFLDNYEDTYLSVNNVGHNKKDAAVLINLDDELKGEGIRGNKVTRVEKISLAEEIKRIEDIQVKERVYNVITNDRVVTKLRPMRLNDPNWILGFVKNYLGIDKQYLGSCRVNGTNEELEKKLLMIEKVREKLNRQAEVLQKVKDYEALKKWRLDYKIKLRRSKIRNSQNDYSEITQKIDKKFGNENINREIYDVAEVLKGMNLFGGGKNQTENNLTDITREINKLKSIRNQLKELKRKNEYSLVPYDPSVLEKKI from the exons AGTAATCTATCAATCAGCGAtaaaagtgagaaaaaaaagccCGTGAACGACCGCGTGATCATCACCGACGAAGAAATTGACAGAGaaatcgattttgaatttgaaaaaatttatattagcaGCATTAATGACTttaatgataaagaaaaagacaTTAATGTCGTGATTAATGATGATGAAGGagttaaatcatttaatatgATTAATTTGGGTGAGGATCGGCAGGATACTTACTCGGAAATTTCATCGACAGTGAGAATTCAAAATGGCGGGCAGAGgcaggattttttaaatcgcAGTTTGAATGATAAAAGAGGGGGAAAACCAGTGAGAAGTATTGAAAGGGTACAGAGGTCAAGACTTGACCCAGGAGTACTGAGAAAAAtaccaatttttaataataatttttgtgatcTTTCTAATAATGATTTGAATGAGTTTCCGGTTGATTTAATTGAcagaattcaaaatattaag atgctGTACCTtgggaataattatttagaaaaattaccaGATGAGTTGTTTACCAAACTCAAGTGCCTGGAATGGCTGGACCTGaggaacaataaattaaagtctTTACCGAAAAGTATCAAGAATCATCGGTCGCTAAAAACGATCTTACTCCAgggaaatgaaattgaaagACTGCCAGAGGAATTATGCACGCTGGAGAATTTGAAACTTGTTAATATTGGGGAGAGCCAGTGTGTGTTTCCGCCAGAAGAGGTCTGGAGAAAAGGGTTCGCGGAGGTCAAAGAGTTTCTGAGGAAAGAGTGGAACAAAAACCACCCTGATGAAATTATAGAAGCTAGGG ataaaaaaattctgccGATACTGTCCCAAGATATGCCGACAAGAAAACAGAacccaacaaaaaaaatctgtttaaaaaattcgcgcCTGCGCGCGAATAATTACAAACCTTCAAACAGGTACGAGTCTGGCAAACTTAAATTACTATGCAATAATTGCGTTAAATCATTGAGAAACAAAAATCACTCGAGTGTCATCAGTGACCTCAATGACTCTGGGTATCATCTAAAAGTTCAACTGAcgcaaaacaaaaacaaaaacaaaaataaaattaaaaacgaatTTTTGGACAATTACGAGGACACCTATCTCAGTGTCAATAATGTAGGGCACAACAAAAAAGATGCCGcggttttaattaatttagatgaTGAACTGAAGGGTGAAGGCATTAGAGGGAACAAAGTAACGAGGGTCGAAAAAATAAGTCTCGCTGAGGAAATCAAAAGAATCGAAGACATTCAGGTTAAAGAACGGGTTTATAATGTCATTACTAATGACCGCGTGGTGACTAAATTAAGACCCATGAGACTTAATGACCCTAATTGGATACTGGGTttcgttaaaaattacttgGGAATAGACAAACAATATTTAGGGTC ATGCCGTGTTAATGGAACTAATgaagaattagaaaaaaaattattaatgatagaAAAAGTTAgagaaaaattgaatagaCAAGCGGAAGTTCTTCaaaaagtaaa AGACTACGAGGCTTTGAAAAAATGGCGGCTagattacaaaataaaattgcggcgatcaaaaattcgaaattcaCAAAATGATTATTCTGAAATcactcaaaaaattgataaaaaatttggaaatgaaaatattaatagagaAATTTATGACGTGGCCGAGGTATTGAAAGGAATGAATTTATTTGGTGGCGGGAAAAATCAAACGGAAAATAATTTGACAGACATCACgcgggaaataaataaattaaagtcaaTTAGAAATCAACTAAAAGAGTTAAAGAGgaaaaatgaatattcactaGTACCTTACGACCCTAGTgtgctggaaaaaaaaatttaa